In the Ostrinia nubilalis chromosome 15, ilOstNubi1.1, whole genome shotgun sequence genome, one interval contains:
- the LOC135078404 gene encoding uncharacterized protein LOC135078404: protein MSTPTRKRIRNFIQAYKSLPQLWDRKHRDYLNKSERSKAFEILRKVYQQIEEDASVQTVKRKINDLRSVYMKELKKVRASRLTARSPGDVHEPTLWHYKDMSFLEHVLCADASAPPPGEEQTPSSPEPLMVFKIEDVSTPNEHEATYEDSEDYGEGESSSITCTQPSASSNVRNNSVNCSSGCAAMLDPDDVIGRSIGVQLKDLDKKQKTIAMKLISDAIYYANLGRLDETSYLHL from the exons ATGAGTACGCCGACTAGAAAACGAATCCGCAACTTCATACAGGCTTACAAAAGCTTACCCCAACTGTGGGATAGGAAACACAGggattatttaaacaaatccgaAAGAAGTAAAGCGTTTGAGATTCTAAGAAAGGTATATCAACAAATTGAGGAAGACGCCTCTGTGCAGACAGTCAAGAGAAAAATAAACGATTTGAGGAGTGTGTACATGAAGGAATTGAAGAAG GTGAGGGCATCGAGGCTGACGGCGAGGAGCCCCGGGGACGTGCACGAGCCGACGCTGTGGCACTACAAGGACATGAGCTTCCTGGAGCACGTGTTGTGCGCGGACGCGTCGGCGCCGCCGCCCGGGGAAGAACAAACGCCAAGCAGCCCTGAACCTTTGATGGTCTTCAAAATTGAG GATGTTAGTACGCCAAACGAACACGAGGCGACATACGAAGATAGCGAGGATTACGGAGAAGGAGAAAGCTCATCCATCACCTGCACGCAACCCAGCGCGAGTTCCAACGTCAGAAACAACAGCGTCAACTGCTCATCGGGCTGCGCGGCCATGTTGGATCCCGATGACGTCATCGGCCGGTCCATCGGCGTGCAGCTGAAGGACCTCGACAAGAAACAGAAGACGATAGCAATGAAGTTGATATCGGACGCAATTTATTACGCGAATCTGGGAAGGCTAGACGAAACGAGCTATTTGCACttgtag
- the LOC135078405 gene encoding uncharacterized protein LOC135078405 — translation MHAATTGGKNRRILRNLLQTYKSMPLLWDKKHKQYFNKKARYEAFKDLLKIYQQLDCHATIITVRKKIDNFRNTYMRELKKVKTSQLTAKEPEDVYEPTVWHYKELGFLEHLVRLDTTRGSRAEHTDTESERSVEEDQSNNTIKEEDQNPLDSDWNEHYAVESNDDIDNGIQETGEKIYISYAQPMPRKSSKAKTKEKLVTNRKMSLPMGPDEIIGHSFGVQLAGLQVKQKAIALKLISDAIYYASLGKLQETSTVQL, via the exons ATGCACGCCGCCACAACCGGCGGCAAAAACAGGAGAATACTCCGCAACTTGTTACAGACTTACAAGAGCATGCCGCTATTGTGGGACAAAAAACACAAgcaatatttcaataaaaaagcaAGGTATGAGGCGTTTAAAGATTTGCTAAAAATCTATCAACAACTCGATTGCCATGCCACAATAATCACTGTGAGGAAGAAAATTGACAATTTTAGGAATACATATATGAGGGAATTGAAGAAG GTGAAGACATCGCAGCTGACCGCGAAGGAGCCTGAGGACGTGTACGAGCCGACGGTGTGGCACTACAAGGAGCTGGGCTTCCTGGAGCACCTGGTGCGCCTGGACACCACGCGCGGGAGCAGAGCCGAGCACACCGACACCGAGTCTGAGAGATCTGTTGAAGAAGATCAATCAAACAATACGATCAAAGAAGAG GACCAGAACCCCCTGGATAGCGATTGGAACGAGCACTACGCGGTAGAATCCAACGACGACATCGACAATGGCATCCAGGAGACCGGGGAGAAAATATACATCTCATATGCTCAGCCCATGCCCAGAAAATCTTCAAAAGCAAAAACCAAAGAAAAATTGGTAACCAACAGAAAGATGAGCTTGCCTATGGGCCCTGACGAAATCATTGGCCATTCTTTCGGCGTGCAGCTGGCGGGCCTGCAGGTGAAGCAGAAGGCAATAGCGCTGAAGTTGATCTCCGACGCCATATACTACGCTAGTTTAGGGAAGTTGCAGGAAACAAGCACCGTGCAATTGTAG